GCTTCCGGCGGATGCGATCGCCGCACGCGACTGGGACCGGGTCGAGGCGCTGGCCCGTCAGGCGTCCACTCTCAAATAAGCAACAGGGCTCAGCGCAGGTGAGACGTGTCGTTGAAGAGCCGTACGCTCGCGTTGCCGTCCGTGTAGTAGGCGATCGCTGACAGCGAGGCCGCCGAGAGTTCCATGCGGAACAGGGACTCGGGCGGGGCGCCCAGGGCCAGGCGGACGAGGGTCTTGATGGGGGTCACGTGGGTGACCAGCAGGACCGTACGGCCGGCGTGGGCCGCGATCAGCTTGTCGCGGGTGACGGCCATCCGGCGTGCGGTGGCCGCGAAGCTCTCGCCGCCGCCCGTCGGTTCGGCCTTCGGGGAGGCCAACCAGGCGTTCATGTCGTCCGGGTAGCGCTCGCGCACCTCGCCGAACGTCAGCCCCTCCCACGCGCCGAAGTCCGTCTCGCGCAGGCCGTCGTCGATGGTGACGTCGAGGCCGAGGCGGGTCGCCACGGCTGCGGCGGTCTGCCGGGTGCGGGCCAGCGGGGAGGCGACGATCGCCTCGATCGTGCCGCGCCGGGCCAGCGAGTCGGCGACCCGCTCGGCCTGGTCCCGGCCCACGTCCGAGAGGGACGGATCGGTACCGCCGCTGCCCGAGAAGCGCTTCTGGGGGGTGAGGAGGGTCTCGCCGTGGCGCAGGAGTACGAAGGTCGCGGGCGGGCCGAGATCGGCGGGCGCGGACCAGCCGGCGGCCACCTTCGTGGCGGCCCCGGTGTCGGCGTCGGCGGCCGAGGAGCTGACGCCCGCGTCCAGTTCCGCCGTCGACGTGGACGCCGACCACTGTTCGCCGCGCTTGCCCGCGTCCATCGCCTCGTTCGCCAAGCGGTCCGCGTGCTTGTTCTTACCGCGCGGGATCCACTCGTACGTCACCTGTCCGACGACCGAGAACACCCGGGCCGCCTCCGCCGCCAGGGGCTTCATGTCCGGGTGCTTGATCTTCCAGCGGCCGGACATCTGCTCGACGACCAGCTTGGAGTCCATACGGACGTTGACGGTGGCGTTCGGGTCCAGCTGGTGGGCCGCGCGCAGGCCGGCGACCAGGCCCCGGTACTCGGCGACGTTGTTCGTGGCGATGCCGATGTACTCGGCCGCCTCCACCAGCGTCTCGCCCGTGGCCGCGTCGATGACGACGGAGCCGTAGCCCGCGGGCCCCGGGTTGCCCCGGGAACCGCCGTCGGCCTCGACGATGAACTCCCGCACGCCGTACGCCCCTTACCGACCTGTACGGGTCTGTACAGACCTGTACTGACCTGTCCCGACCTGTTTGCTTGCTTACAGTCCCGATTCCGACGTGCGCACCAGGATGCGGCGGCAGTTCTCGCAGCGCAGTACGGCGTCGCGGGGGGCGGCCTTCACCTCGTTGACCTCGGTGATGTTCAGCTCCAGGCGGCAGCCCTCGCAGCGGCGCTGGAAGAGACGGGCGGCGCCGACTCCGCCCTGCTGCTGGCGCAGCTTGTCGTACAGCTTGAGGAGGTCGTCTGGCACCGAACCCGAGATGACCTCGCGCTCCTTCGTCGCCGTGCCGACCTCACCGGCGAGGGACTCGTAGGCCGCCTCGCGCCGGGCGGTCGCGTCGTCGATCTTGCCCTGGACGGCACCGACCCGCTCGGTCAGTTCCGCGACCCGCTCCTGCGCGGACTCACGGCGCTCCATGACCTCCAGGACGATGTCCTCCAGGTCGCCCTGCCGCTTGGCGAGGGAGACGATCTCGCGCTGGAGGTTCTCCAGGTCCTTCGAGGAGCTGACGGCGCCGGAGTCCAGGCGCTGCTGGTCGCGGGTGGCGCGCTGCCGCACCTGGTCCACGTCCTGCTCGGCCTTGGTCTGCTCGCGGGCGCAGTCGCTCTCCTCGGTCGTCGCGGCCACCAGCAGGTCGCGCAGCTGCGTGAGGTCCTTGGTCAGCGACTCGATCTCGGCGTGCTCCGGCAGCGACTTGCGCTTGTGCGCGAGCTGCTGGAGGCGTACGTCGAGGGCCTGGACGTCGAGAAGGCGGATCTGGTCGGCGGGCTCGGCGTTCAGTTGGGGGCTCCCAGTGCTTCAGAGGTGGCGGTGGACGCCGCGTGGGCGGTCCAGGGGTCGGTGACCGTGGCGGAGACATGGACCCGAAGGCCCCATCCGTTCCGGTCGGAGATCTCGTCGAGCTGGGCGGCGGCCAGCTCGCACCAGGGCCACTCGGTGGCCCAGTGCGCCGCGTCGAGCAGCGCGAGGGGGTTGTGGGTGCCGCTGCCAGAGCCGGTGCTGGCGCCAGCGCCGTGGGCACTGTGGGCGCGGGCCTCCGACGCCGGGTGGTGGCGCAGGTCCGCGGTGAGGAAGGCGTCGACACCGGCCGCGCGTACGTCGTCGAAGAGGCTGTCGCCGGAGCCGCCGCTGACGGCGACCGTACGGATGAGGGCCTCGGGGTCTCCGGCGACCCGGATGCCCTGCGCCGTCGCGGGCAGCCGTTCGGCGGCGCGGGCGGCGAACTCGCGGACGGTCAGCGGGTGGTCCAGCTCGCAGACCCGGCCGAGGCCGCGCCGGCCGGCGGGGTCGGAGGGGTCCGGTACGAGCGGTCGTACGACCCTCAGGTCGAGGGCGCCGGCGAGGGCGTCGCTGACTCCGGGGTCGGCGCGGTCGGCGTTGGTGTGGGCGACGTGGAGGGCGATGTCGTGCTTGATGAGGGTGTGCACGACCCGGCCCTTGAAGGTGTCCGCCGCGACCGTGGTCGTCCCGCGCAGATAGAGCGGATGGTGGGTGACCAGCAGGTCGGCGCCCAGCTTCACGGCCTCGTCGACGATGCCCTGGACGGGGTCCACGGCGAACAGGACCCTGGAGATCTCCTGGTCGGGGTCGCCCACGACCGTGCCGACCGCGTCCCAGGACTCGGCCCGCCCGGGGGGCCAGAGGGCGTCCAGCGCGGCGATGACTTCAGACAGACGGGGCACGCCGCTAGGCTACCTGGCTGTTCCGTACGGCCGAACCGGTGCGTCCGCCCCAGCGCCGCCGCCCTGCCGTCCCGGCCGTCGCCCCGGACTCGGTCAGCACACGCGCCACCGTTTCCTCAGGCGAATCGTTACTTGGCCATCCTTATGTGTGAAACGGCCGCCACCCGGTCCCACGTCTGCACGTGCGAAACTACCTTCGTCGCCGGAGGTGACCGATCGATGACGGTCTGTGCGATCGAAGCGATCGAGCCCATGATCGAACCAACGGCGAAGGACGGATCTCGTCCCGGGGCGGAGTTGGCGATCACGGCTGACGGGGGCTACGCGGCCCGGCTCGCACGCAGTGGTGACTCCTGGTTCCCGGAGCGCTGGACACTCGACGGGCCCGAGCCGTACGCCGTACCGCTGCCCGGCAACCAGCCGGAGGAGCCGGGCACACAGGTGCTGCCGATGGGCGACGGGCGGGTCCTCATCCACCGTCCGCTCGACGGCCGCCACGCCTTCGCGCTTCTCTATCCGACCGGCCCCGGTACCGGCGAACTCCCCCTCGGCGCGGTCGAGTGCCCGGACCCCGGGACCCCGCTGCGGCTGCTGCCCCCGGCTCCGGGCGGCGACCGCGCGTACGCCCTCGCCCTGGGCGAGCGTTCGACGACCGTGTGGCTGGTCGCGGGTGGCGCTTTCGGGCCCGAGTACGTCACGGAGGTCCCCGGCCGCTGCTCGGGCGGGGTCTGGCTGGACCGCACGGGACGACTGCTCGCGCTGGACCGGGAGATCGGGGGGCGCACGAAGGCGGTCGTGGTCGATCTGGAGCGCGACGGCGAGGTGTCGCCGCTGCTCCAGATCTCGGCGGAGAGCGACGACCGGCTGCTGCTCGCGGACGCGGACAGCGGACTGCTGCTGATCGGCTCGGACGCGCCCTCGCCCGGCGGACGGCAACGGCTCGGCTGGGGAGTGCTCGGCAGCACGCTTCCGGTGCGTTTCCCGGAGTGCCTGCGGATCGAGGGGTGCACGCTCACGCCGTTCGCGATCCAGCCGGGGCAGATGCTGACGCCGGAGAGCTGCGGGGTGGCGCTGCGCGTGGACGGTTCGGCGGGGAGCTGGGTGGGGGTGTGGCGGCCGTCGGAGCGGCAGGTACGGCATCTTCCGGCGCCGGAGGGGTGGTTGCCGGGGGCCGGGCTGTGGAGCAGGGACGGGGAGCTTCAACTCCCGTACGTGACGGGGGAGATGCCGTGCGGGGTCGCTCGGGTACGGGCCGAGACGTCCGTGGGGCCCGAGGTGTGCGGGACGCCGGGGTCGGGGGTGGGGGTGGAGTCGGGCGTAGATCCTGCCGTTCGCGCGCCTGTCGCGCCTGTCGCGCCTGTCGCGCCTGTCGCGGTGGCTCGGCCGGTGCCGTTGCAGCAGGCTCCGCTGGGGCGGCTCGTGACGAAGGTCGGGAAGCCCGGTAACGAAGTGACGAAGCTTGTAACGAACTAGTCCCGGTCGGCGTGTGCGGCTCGTGTCACCTTGAGGTGCGTTGGTTAAGATCATCCGGCTGTTAGAAGGATCATGTTGACGGGGTGAAGACTTTCCGATGAACGACGCAAGCACCATGCAGCCGCTGTCCGCCGATGCCCACGAGGCCTCGGGCCACAGCTACGGCCAGGGCAAGCACCGAGGTCCTGTCTCGGCCCACAACGACGAGGCGACCCCGCACGGCCGTCACCGCAAACCGTCCGAGCAGGCCGACAACAGGGCCTGACGGAACGTCAAATAATGTGCGGCCCCGCCCGGTTGGCTACGGGCGGGGCCGCTTTTCTCTGCTCCGGCAACTGTCAGCCGTGCTTGAGGCCGAGCACCTCCGCCGCCGCGAACGTCTCCCCGGTGGGCCGCCCCGCGTAGTGCGGGGTGAGGAGCGCGTCCAGTTCGTCGTAGGTGAAGGTGTCCTGCTTGCTGTCGAACTTGGCGGCGACCCTGGGGCGTTCGACGACGGCGACCATCCCGCCGTGGACGACCAGCAGCTGTCCGTTGACGTGTGCGGCGGCCGGCGAGGCCAAGTAGCCGACGAGCGGGGCGACATGCTCGGGGGCAAGGGGGTCGAGGCCGCCGTCGCCGTTCTCCGGCTGCTCGAAGTCCCGGAAGACGTCCTCGGTCATACGGGTCCTGGCGCGCGGGCAGATCGCGTTCGCCGTCACGCCGTACTTGGCGAGGGCCAGGGCGGTTGAGGTGGTCAGCCCGACGATTCCGCCCTTCGCCGCCGCGTAGTTGGGCTGTCCCGCCGAC
This genomic interval from Streptomyces sp. B21-083 contains the following:
- a CDS encoding Nif3-like dinuclear metal center hexameric protein — its product is MPRLSEVIAALDALWPPGRAESWDAVGTVVGDPDQEISRVLFAVDPVQGIVDEAVKLGADLLVTHHPLYLRGTTTVAADTFKGRVVHTLIKHDIALHVAHTNADRADPGVSDALAGALDLRVVRPLVPDPSDPAGRRGLGRVCELDHPLTVREFAARAAERLPATAQGIRVAGDPEALIRTVAVSGGSGDSLFDDVRAAGVDAFLTADLRHHPASEARAHSAHGAGASTGSGSGTHNPLALLDAAHWATEWPWCELAAAQLDEISDRNGWGLRVHVSATVTDPWTAHAASTATSEALGAPN
- a CDS encoding bifunctional RNase H/acid phosphatase, whose translation is MREFIVEADGGSRGNPGPAGYGSVVIDAATGETLVEAAEYIGIATNNVAEYRGLVAGLRAAHQLDPNATVNVRMDSKLVVEQMSGRWKIKHPDMKPLAAEAARVFSVVGQVTYEWIPRGKNKHADRLANEAMDAGKRGEQWSASTSTAELDAGVSSSAADADTGAATKVAAGWSAPADLGPPATFVLLRHGETLLTPQKRFSGSGGTDPSLSDVGRDQAERVADSLARRGTIEAIVASPLARTRQTAAAVATRLGLDVTIDDGLRETDFGAWEGLTFGEVRERYPDDMNAWLASPKAEPTGGGESFAATARRMAVTRDKLIAAHAGRTVLLVTHVTPIKTLVRLALGAPPESLFRMELSAASLSAIAYYTDGNASVRLFNDTSHLR
- a CDS encoding zinc ribbon domain-containing protein, which encodes MNAEPADQIRLLDVQALDVRLQQLAHKRKSLPEHAEIESLTKDLTQLRDLLVAATTEESDCAREQTKAEQDVDQVRQRATRDQQRLDSGAVSSSKDLENLQREIVSLAKRQGDLEDIVLEVMERRESAQERVAELTERVGAVQGKIDDATARREAAYESLAGEVGTATKEREVISGSVPDDLLKLYDKLRQQQGGVGAARLFQRRCEGCRLELNITEVNEVKAAPRDAVLRCENCRRILVRTSESGL